Proteins encoded together in one Leishmania infantum JPCM5 genome chromosome 20 window:
- a CDS encoding putative phosphatidylinositol 3-kinase → MQQMHWTAARGQLSGPQHSQHPSPQASSTHASQKQQQQQHLHQNGPPGLAAAGMGGGSAGVNISSGPAAGASAVRANVNSNAFHSPRFSHPMGPLPPAQNPQQQVFSVSQQPPGAQLQQQQRSPRSLSGPTPNNVVSGNRSGLETSAALAGREAPAISGANSAAAHTSSAAVGVFLSGTRTNFTDFGAAAAYGLGAGGVGSPSGPTANAGSILADANDEEVNQLLRELEFSVDSPHALAVLRDAVDAIEARALANFDPLSRDTFLEQRIRDVLTELSRTSNERSLLLAVSLIEALIPIAYTSPHSKYTRLCRSLSVLRQSGNEKAAREAQRVYKLLLEADARYPGPESPLKAFVQKELRENCEQALLQLHGRVQQAKAAFPAQFFSVMLGCAATAEVNPRYISGKTRAQAIQLGTMLTGSPDPLLRKAAYECLVAIFRNTSNMRPNELVLESRRLCDECMRTLNASQHNEGHVVSALKALHALLSSRGLSAIDRQVIPQLCVLVTEQHRVSKSLLVRSAVCDLVPIIAPVDIASMPRRTTYCAIIMEPVKNVRDERFKAHELHNVASFVRSVGYRVLDATNRTNLESILHRYISRPETQEACWSIMAAICASSASASGGAASVAPMGGRRVDYVSTSTTLPSPTTQNTHQDLSLTPSMVEGRKASQHSSRENLATSPSALQRHFSYHHGDDNDDQVSVPLVSVRTTSQRSAGTCSLSASPTSTNAPAFNLSTFSVHHTVTIDDVVLRCLPYLAHAILTQSLVDSLRVIQASCPQLRADVQMALDKLVDSVLKEPFAPSATAAAVTLPQYFSQLPSSTAQQQQQAHSLHSRDGGDGSAGGFSSAAMNSASRTAGSHPLSPASGPEPVMTLSRPGTCSTPIGVGAVGRLTQYFRPSESAAIHRGEGSTSSPTPTSPVGMRNTSGPLPSGNNSFLGPDSAYTVGGGDSNSGAPYGAGGPLRCSPLSTSMSAPFSPVTHMAAGGSGAGGGNAAAAPPSVLKNDLTVALKVFTERPLTSVQHLHDLKNSVIAFQRHEDPLVRQQSSETIISSLRQWIAYAKEHKTSTYSTRVTEILEAYMKNVLMEVDRQCGLYEITLLANATNLRAFLSEQRILSSLLSFLNSTALVREKTVELLVAITQDSKPSPSVVAVQQSLYVTVESCVVVLEYTNDVSMLLRSMADLQTFTRLCIRQLNNHLSRIFYAFRKRLLEVSVPDVVLLSILKTLEIILQALAKDEKTILQYQDDVLELYDPVVEILKQSPSPTLSHAAINVLVYVHEMCIPSASTDLRKQQELITALTHVYTSSTCTVNESLSMLTLFGQLGAIDPSAQSVATTAKKKEEAVIQDEADLELTYDYTVIVYRTLSRMLDASLSDAVCSQALRTLLQFIRFTQDKKDLVGGVHAVRAVLQITKRVTDSPALRVEALHVLAAVTAMRHERIVRLMLPEIVVLLEQLWTPKDRLLFRAVLEVVSALKPGKLSGKEQSESWAWLYPRLVDVALQDRTESREFCLRVVEIVLNASYIPPHCIPVVFPMLLQFLQQSDQLVDVRSQSLCAAVHIVCELKAVQFFSSLLHGICTLTRHCELNEDLGPRISTPGVRESLKVLAALHPSGRSTIKMLRDRIGEGDERMTNPTGSSIFNTMGLPATSVTSLAGGGSTSSMLVMGPATGNASGGQGGGLGVENPANSGIGPLVNIGGFGASTAGGGAAAAGGAAGGGSYLRLTNVSETFAGAEEEDVGLTLSADTAGQEVDLFMKHVELGFRLKENKLREWFAEFQKYIILISPHPAFRMMVDLLDKHEPLRRGLFLPSFKCLYESLSADQIKKLNEMLTLVLNCSDHELSSKCLGLADYLDHNEPNVKPEVLEVVRSMRRVDYHRVSHPSENGSLLLRSTESSTNNVVSLRTRSSASAGLPKAEFSTSSDAPIDVLPMAKVRGRKAPVFQRSSNSSAGVAGDESGTAGAEASSGASTALASPKNSANGRRSASRRDVEMYEFTSFDGNENGATESGRQQSQPIALPTSETPAQEEEAERRSCSPVDTLDGAESENKAEDVVAPVSTDHPSVGVLGAAGVHVMGSYRPLVNSVVRRCDSNAPQQSGVTSQFHIISTASTHSNDLSSDSRDGDLPPAGAHIPAQPNMLFSTEDIVRAAERTRMYDKALSYLENRLLAMLNLYRYTKMPREVIHKTVWPLAWLYSQREMQDSVVGLFRAIRYEGGEDQAGFGYELLCWWSKAQNTYAKSITQQAMRDMTVPPHILEGYVRTLTLCGEWSRAYDVAMQVCSRPEAYVSSTVARCGATAAWLLGRWDDVQHLAERLSMSEQHTTALRLFFLNGVALKSAITEHSSAAYENLRHMITQSKLVIDESLRTLLPLSYTHAYESLTMLQHFTEMEETIDYCHCRSTKGRQQIYERWNNRFRSLNPDSLQPSLLSLMLHSLVLSTGEMADMILHFCETRQSSHPQLAEWAMSWLRHGSFSGRSSNLCSPSAASPASPGPVEGITVATLSSVDKNPKVAVGFITHLWSQGKRQAAVESMEMFLRDCGKDLEENNATCYGDAQLRLGTWKQELHADSFWERGFRDEELGHFHKAIRAVPSSYEAWHSWGLMNYRIQQRDHNLSPEDQRTFVEAAHQGFVGAICRCKDSSEALPAVMRLLQLWVIHNGVELLKETVADSISRIPIDHWVQTIPQLIGHLSSDSHDIREVIGMILRSLCEVHPQATVFPLLVVMMSDASTSGSNHNALNSNGDESNIVSGASAMSDSSNPLARKQEIVQGIIQHCPKRIFHEAEAVAKLLVDVSAIPIEKIRENLSQVAAAWNPNAEYEEDPEEVYRRLQNTLDIFHANRRHLLFTVGDIGQFVQMVMEDDRNGQREKAAGVVSQLIEEISKHVAEKLGREPQKAMEPLLHLRNLSVAVFGEYDGHCRDHYPTIASFSSKLDVIPSKKRPRRIQLNGSDGCLYTYCLKGNEDIRMDERVMQLLGMVNVLLSHTRISSSAYIHRFPVIPISSNVGLLGWVENANTINNTICNYRTNISNVRTHQESSVLRAYVGSFGNWDKLSLIQRTEILDFVMQSEHCEAVDVSRAMWHRANTAEQWLDRRTAFTVSLATMSMVGYVLGLGDRHLGNILISMSSGKIVHIDFGDSFDVGRLRHVLPETIPFRLTRMLTNAMEVFGVDGVFRASATRTQTTLHKNRDSIMALLSAFVHDPIVQYKGKMKNIMEKSRSPQDIAERIRNKLRGMEMAIDHSKVNIFNTTQDSCRRPDLLYMSTAFDDTAVRTQSLAMTPEEQVSFLIDEATRIDNYTTMYFGWGPLW, encoded by the coding sequence ATGCAGCAGATGCACTGgaccgcggcgcgcggccAGCTGTCTGGTCCTCAACACTCGCAACACCCTTCACCGCAGGCATCATCCACCCACGCTAgtcagaagcagcagcagcagcagcacttgCATCAGAATGGGCCTCCGGGGCTGGCCGCGGCCGGCatgggcggcggcagtgcaggGGTGAATATTTCTTCAGGtcccgccgccggcgcgtctGCTGTTCGCGCCAACGTCAACAGCAACGCCTTTCATAGCCCCCGCTTTTCGCACCCCATGGGCCCGCTACCGCCCGCTCAGaatccgcagcagcaggtctTTTCCGTTTCACAGCAGCCTCctggtgcgcagctgcagcagcaacagcgctCCCCTCGATCACTGTCAGGTCCGACTCCCAATAACGTCGTGAGTGGTAATAGAAGTGGCCTCGAGAcgagcgcggcgctcgccgGGCGCGAGGCGCCGGCCATCTCAGGCGCCaactccgccgccgcccacacAAGCTCTGCCGCAGTCGGAGTGTTCTTAAGCGGTACGCGCACGAACTTCACCGACTtcggagcggcagcagcgtacGGACTCGGTGCCGGTGGCGTTGGCTCGCCGAGCGGGCCCACCGCCAACGCCGGCAGCATCCTCGCAGATGCAAATGATGAGGAGGTGAACCAGCTGTTACGGGAGCTAGAGTTCTCAGTGGACAGCCCTCACGCGTTGGCAGTGCTGCGAGACGCCGTGGACGCCATCGAAGCACGGGCGCTGGCCAACTTTGACCCTCTGTCGCGAGACACGTTCctggagcagcgcatccgcGATGTCCTGACGGAGCTGTCGCGAACGTCGAACGAGCGCTCcctgctgctcgccgtgAGTCTCATAGAGGCGTTGATCCCGATCGCCTACACCAGTCCTCACTCCAAGTACACACGCCTGTGCCGCAGTCtctcggtgctgcggcagagcGGGAATGAGAAGGCCGCCAGGGAGGCACAGCGGGTGTacaagctgctgctggaggcggatGCGCGCTACCCAGGGCCGGAGTCGCCGCTGAAGGCGTTTGTGCAGAAGGAGCTCCGCGAAAATTGCGagcaggcgctcctgcaACTCCACGGTCGCGTGCAGCAGGCGAAAGCGGCCTTTCCGGCGCAGTTCTTTTCCGTCATGTtgggctgcgccgccactgcggaAGTGAACCCGCGCTACATCTCTGGCAAAACTCGTGCGCAGGCGATTCAGCTCGGCACGATGCTCACAGGCAGCCCCGATCCGCTGCTCCGCAAGGCTGCCTACGAGTGCCTCGTCGCCATCTTTCGAAACACGAGCAACATGCGACCCAACGAGCTGGTTCTGGagagccgccgcctctgcgatGAGTGCATGCGAACACTGAACGCTAGTCAGCACAACGAGGGCCACGTTGTATCGGCTCTgaaggcgctgcacgccCTCCTCAGCAGTCGCGGGCTCTCGGCGATCGACAGACAGGTGATACCGCAGCTGTGCGTGCTCGTCACGGAGCAGCACCGGGTGTCCAAGTCGCTActggtgcgcagcgcagTGTGCGACCTTGTGCCCATCATTGCGCCGGTCGACATTGCGTCTATGCCGCGCCGCACCACGTACTGCGCTATCATCATGGAGCCAGTGAAGAACGTGCGCGATGAGCGCTTCAAGGCGCACGAGCTGCATAATGTGGCTTCCTTTGTCCGCAGTGTCGGGTATCGCGTGCTTGACGCTACAAATCGCACAAACTTGGAGTCGATCCTGCACCGCTACATCTCCCGTCCGGAGACGCAGGAGGCTTGCTGGTCCATCATGGCTGCCATCTGCGCATCCTCGGCGTCGGCcagcggaggcgcggcaTCGGTGGCGCCCATGGGTGGGCGCCGCGTAGACTACGTCAGTACATCTACCACACTCCCGAGCCCCACAACGCAGAACACCCATCAGGACCTCTCCTTGACGCCCTCCATGGTTGAGGGGCGCAAGGCCTCGCAGCACTCCAGCCGCGAAAACTTAGCAacctcgccgtcggcgcttCAGCGGCACTTCTCGTACCACCACGgtgacgacaacgacgatCAGGTCAGCGTTCCACTTGTCTCCGTTAGGACCACCTCACAACGGTCGGCAGGCACGTGCTCCCTCAGCGCCTCCCCTACCTCGACGAACGCACCAGCCTTCAACCTCTCCACCTTCAGCGTACACCACACTGTGACCATCGACGACGTTGTCCTGCGCTGCCTGCCGTATCTCGCCCACGCCATCCTGACCCAGTCACTAGTAGACTCCCTTCGTGTAATACAAGCCTCGTGCCCGCAGTTGCGCGCTGATGTGCAGATGGCTCTGGACAAGCTGGTGGATAGCGTGCTGAAGGAGCCTTTCGCGCCgtccgcgacggcggcggctgtgacACTGCCCCAGTATTTTTCCCAGCTGCCAAGCtccacggcgcagcagcagcagcaagcccACTCCCTTCATAGCCgtgacggtggcgatggGAGCGCCGGTGGCTTTTCGAGCGCAGCAATGAACAGTGCCTCCCGCACCGCTGGGTCTCACCCGCTCAGCCCCGCTAGTGGCCCGGAGCCGGTCATGACGCTATCTCGTCCGGGGACATGCAGCACGCCGATCGGTGTCGGGGCGGTGGGGCGGCTCACACAGTACTTTCGGCCGAGCGAGAGCGCGGCAATTCACCGAGGCGAGGGCAGCACGAGCAGCCCGACCCCGACCTCCCCGGTGGGAATGCGCAACACCTCTGGCCCTTTACCCTCGGGGAACAACAGCTTCCTGGGCCCCGACAGCGCCTACAccgtcggtggcggcgactcGAACAGCGGAGCTCCGTACGGTGCTGGCGGACCACTTCGCTGCTCCCCGCTCTCCACGTCGATGAGCGCGCCCTTCAGTCCCGTGACGCACATGGCGGCaggtggcagcggtgcaggtggtggaaacgccgcagcagccccgcCGTCGGTGCTCAAGAACGACTTGACGGTGGCGCTGAAGGTGTTCACGGAGCGGCCCCTAACGTcggtgcagcacctgcaTGATCTTAAGAACTCGGTGATCGCCTTCCAGCGTCACGAGGATCCgctcgtgcggcagcagagcagcgagACGATCATTTCGAGCTTGCGGCAGTGGATAGCCTACGCAAAGGAGCACAAAACCTCAACCTACTCCACACGCGTGACAGAGATATTGGAGGCGTACATGAAGAACGTCCTGATGGAGGTCGACCGCCAGTGCGGGTTGTACGAGATTACGCTGCTGGCAAACGCCACGAACCTGCGCGCCTTTTTATCAGAGCAGCGCATCCTATCCTCGCTGCTGAGTTTCCTGAACAGCACAGCGCTGGTACGCGAGAAAACGGTGGAGCTTCTCGTCGCCATCACGCAGGACTCCaagccctccccctctgtcgtggcggtgcagcagagccTGTACGTCACCGTCGAAtcgtgtgtggtggtgctcgAGTACACGAACGACGTGAGCATGCTCCTGCGCAGCATGGCCGACCTGCAGACCTTTACCCGGCTGTGCATCCGTCAGCTTAACAACCACCTCAGCCGCATCTTCTACGCCTTTCGCAAGCGTCTTTTAGAGGTCAGCGTGCCTGACGTGGTGCTGCTTTCCATTCTCAAGACACTTGAGATCATCCTGCAGGCACTGGCGAAAGACGAAAAGACCATCTTGCAGTACCAGGACGACGTGCTAGAGCTCTACGACCCGGTTGTGGAGATACTGAAgcagtcgccgtcgccgacgctgAGCCATGCTGCCATCAACGTTCTCGTGTACGTACACGAAATGTGCATCCCGAGCGCCTCGACGGATCTGCGtaagcagcaggagctgatCACCGCGCTGACACACGTCtacaccagcagcacctgcactGTGAACGAATCTCTGAGTATGCTGACGCTGTTTGGCCAGCTTGGCGCCATCGACCCCTCCGCACAGTCCGTTGCGACAACCGCAaagaagaaggaggaggccgtCATCCAGGATGAGGCTGACCTGGAGCTCACCTACGACTACACGGTGATTGTGTACCGCACGCTGAGTCGCATGCTGGACGCGTCACTCTCCGATGCCGTCTGCTCTCAGGCTCTGCGCACCCTGCTCCAGTTCATCCGCTTCACTCAAGACAAGAAGGacctcgtcggcggcgtccaCGCCGTtcgggcggtgctgcagatcACAAAGCGCGTGACGGACAGCCCGGCCCTGcgggtggaggcgctgcatgTATTGGCGGCCGTTACCGCCATGCGGCATGAGCGTATTGTACGGCTCATGTTGCCTGAAATCGTGGTcctgctggagcagctgtgGACCCCGAAAgaccgcctcctcttccgcgcTGTCCTGGAGGTGGTGAGCGCGCTCAAGCCCGGCAAGCTGTCCGGCAAGGAGCAGTCGGAGTCGTGGGCGTGGCTGTATCCGCGGCTGGTggacgtggcgctgcaggaccGCACTGAGTCGCGCGAGTTCTGCCTCCGCGTTGTGGAGATTGTGCTGAATGCCAGCTACATTCCGCCGCACTGCATCCCCGTTGTGTTTCCGATGCTACTTCAGTTCCTGCAGCAATCAGACCAGCTGGTGGATGTGCGCAGCCAGTCcctgtgcgccgccgtgcacatCGTGTGCGAGCTGAAGGCGGTGCAGTTCTTTTCGTCGCTCCTGCACGGCATCTGCACCCTCACGCGGCACTGCGAGCTGAACGAAGATCTCGGCCCGCGCATCTCCACCCCAGGGGTGCGGGAGTCACTCAAGGTCTTGGCGGCACTGCACcccagcggccgcagcacgaTCAAGATGTTGCGTGACCGCATCGGCGAGGGGGATGAGCGCATGACGAACCCGACCGGGTCCTCCATATTCAACACCATGGGCCTGCCAGCGACTAGTGTCACGAgtctcgccggcggcggctccacctcctcgatGCTTGTCATGGGGCCAGCGACTGGTAACGCCAGCGGCGGGCAGGGTGGCGGACTGGGAGTAGAAAATCCAGCGAATTCAGGGATTGGTCCGCTAGTCAATATCGGCGGCTTTGGCGCCTCTaccgctggtggcggcgcagcagcagcgggcgggGCGGCTGGTGGTGGGTCGTACCTGCGGCTCACAAACGTGTCTGAGACCTTTGCAGGGGCTGAGGAAGAGGACGTAGGGCTGACCCTCAGCGCAGACACGGCAGGCCAGGAAGTCGACCTCTTCATGAAGCATGTGGAACTTGGCTTCCGCCTCAAGGAGAACAAGTTGCGCGAGTGGTTCGCCGAGTTCCAGAAGTACATCATTCTCATCTCCCCACACCCGGCGTTCCGCATGATGGTGGACCTGCTTGACAAGCATGAACCCCTTCGCCGCGGGCTCTTCTTGCCTTCGTTCAAGTGCCTCTACGAGTCCCTGTCGGCTGACCAAATCAAGAAGCTGAACGAGATGCTGACCCTCGTGCTGAACTGTTCTGATCACGAGCTGTCGAGCAAGTGTCTCGGGCTTGCTGACTACCTCGACCATAACGAGCCGAACGTGAAGCCAgaggtgctggaggtggtgcggtCGATGCGGCGAGTCGACTATCATCGCGTCAGTCACCCCTCCGAGAACGGGTCGCTTCTTCTGCGCAGCACGGAGAGTAGCACGAACAACGTCGTCTCTCTGCGCACCCGCAGCTCCGCGTCAGCAGGGCTTCCGAAGGCGGAGTTCTCTACTTCCAGTGACGCTCCCATCGATGTGCTGCCCATGGCAAAGGTGCGCGGACGGAAGGCGCCGGTTTTCCAGCGCAGCTCAAACAGCAGTGCCGGGGTAGCAGGCGATGAGTCCGGGACGGCAGGTGCCGAAGCCAGCAGTGGTGCCTCAACGGCACTTGCCAGCCCCAAAAATAGCGCAAAcggtcgccgcagcgcttctCGCCGCGATGTGGAGATGTACGAGTTCACCTCCTTTGACGGCAACGAGAATGGCGCCACCGAGTCTGGacggcagcagtcgcagccCATCGCCTTGCCGACGTCGGAGACACCGGCccaggaagaggaggcggagcggcgcagctgctcgcccGTGGACACGCTCGATggggcagagagcgagaacaAGGCGGAGGACGTGGTGGCCCCCGTCAGCACCGACCATCCGTCGGTTGGAGTGCTAGGCGCGGCGGGAGTGCATGTCATGGGAAGCTACAGGCCCCTTGTGAACTCCGTCGTACGTCGTTGCGACTCGaacgcgccgcagcagtccGGGGTGACCAGCCAGTTTCACATCATCAGCACCGCTAGCACTCACAGTAACGacctcagcagcgacagccgtGACGGTGATCTGCCGCCGGCCGGGGCCCACATCCCGGCGCAGCCAAACATGCTCTTCTCGACGGAGGACATCGTCCGCGCTGCAGAGAGAACCCGTATGTACGACAAGGCACTCAGCTATCTGGAGAACCGTCTTCTGGCCATGCTCAACCTCTACCGGTACACGAAGATGCCACGAGAGGTGATCCACAAGACGGTGTGGCCGCTGGCATGGCTCTACAGCCAGCGTGAAATGCAGGACTCCGTCGTAGGACTCTTCCGCGCTATCCGCTacgaaggcggcgaggacCAAGCAGGCTTCGGCTACGAGCTGCTCTGCTGGTGGAGTAAGGCGCAGAACACGTACGCCAAGTCCATCACGCAGCAGGCGATGCGCGATatgacggtgccgccgcacatTCTTGAAGGCTACGTGCGCACCCTCACCCTGTGCGGTGAGTGGAGCCGGGCCTATGACGTGGCCATGCAGGTCTGTTCACGGCCGGAGGCGTACGTTTCCTCGACGGtcgcgcgctgcggtgcaACGGCCGCGTGGCTGCTCGGGCGGTGGGATGACGTGCAACACCTCGCGGAGCGGCTCTCCATGTCGGAGCAGCACACCACGGCGCTCCGTCTCTTCTTTCTCAACGGCGTGGCGCTGAAGAGCGCCATTAcggagcacagcagcgccgcctacGAGAACCTGCGACACATGATCACACAGTCGAAGCTCGTGATTGACGAGAGCCTGCGCACTCTTCTCCCGCTCAGCTACACGCATGCCTACGAGAGTCTGACAATGCTGCAGCACTTCacggagatggaggagacTATCGACtactgccactgccgctctACCAAGGGTCGCCAGCAGATCTACGAGCGGTGGAACAACCGGTTCCGCTCTCTGAATCCGGATTCCCTGCAGCCAAGCCTGCTCTCGCTGATGCTGCACTCGCTCGTGCTCAGCACAGGCGAGATGGCGGACATGATTCTGCACTTCTGTGAGACGCGGCAGTCGAGCCAcccgcagctggcggagtGGGCCATGAGCTGGCTTCGACACGGCTCCTTCAgcgggcgcagcagcaacctcTGTAGCCCGAgtgcggcatcgccggcgtCACCGGGGCCCGTGGAGGGCATCACGGTGGCGACGCTGTCATCGGTGGACAAGAATCCAAAGGTGGCTGTCGGCTTCATCACGCATCTGTGGAGCCAAGGAAAGCGGCAGGCCGCTGTTGAGTCCATGGAGATGTTTCTGCGCGACTGCGGCAAGGACCTGGAGGAGAACAACGCCACCTGCTacggcgacgcgcagctgcggctcggCACGTGGAAACAGGAGCTGCACGCCGACTCCTTCTGGGAGCGCGGCTTCCGGGACGAGGAGCTGGGCCATTTTCACAAGGCTATCCGTGCCGTCCCGTCGAGCTACGAGGCGTGGCACAGCTGGGGCCTCATGAACTACCGTATCCAGCAGCGCGACCACAACCTCTCCCCCGAGGACCAGCGCACCtttgtggaggcggcgcatcAGGGCTTTGTTGGCGCCATATGCCGCTGCAAAGACTCCTccgaggcgctgccggccgtcatgcgtctgctgcagctgtgggTCATCCACAACGGagtggagctgctgaaggagaCGGTGGCCGACAGTATCTCGCGCATCCCGATCGACCACTGGGTGCAGACCATTCCGCAGCTGATCGGCCacctcagcagcgacagccaCGACATCCGCGAAGTCATTGGCATGATCCTGCGCTCGCTCTGCGAGGTGCACCCACAGGCCACCGTCTTTCCGCTCCTCGTCGTGATGATGTCGGacgccagcaccagcggcagcaatcACAACGCCCTCAACAGCAACGGAGATGAGAGTAATATAGTGTCGGGTGCGTCCGCCATGTCCGATAGCTCGAATCCGCTGGCGCGGAAGCAGGAGATTGTGCAAGGCATCATCCAGCACTGCCCGAAGCGCATCTTCcacgaggccgaggcggtggcaaAGCTGCTTGTGGACGTGTCCGCCATTCCCATCGAGAAGATTCGCGAGAACCTGAGCCaggtcgctgctgcgtggaACCCAAACGCCGAGTACGAGGAGGACCCGGAGGAAGTGTACCGCCGCCTGCAGAACACACTCGACATCTTCCACGCCAACCGGCGCCACCTTCTCTTCACCGTCGGTGACATTGGTCAGTTTGTGCAGATGGTCATGGAGGACGACCGCAACGGAcagcgagagaaggcggcgggCGTCGTCAGCCAACTCATCGAAGAGATCTCGAAGCATGTGGCGGAGAAGCTGGGCCGTGAGCCTCAGAAGGCGatggagccgctgctgcatctgcgTAATCTGTCCGTCGCGGTATTCGGGGAGTACGACGGTCACTGCCGCGACCATTACCCGACTATCGCATCCTTTAGCTCCAAGCTGGACGTCATCCCGTCGAAgaagcggccgcgccgcATCCAGCTCAACGGCTCGGACGGCTGTCTCTACACATACTGCCTAAAGGGCAACGAGGACATTCGCATGGACGAGCGTGTCATGCAGCTGCTTGGAATGGTGAACGTCCTACTGAGCCACACCCGTATCTCAAGCAGCGCCTACATCCACCGCTTCCCTGTCATCCCGATCAGCTCCAACGTGGGGCTTCTTGGCTGGGTGGAGAACGCGAATACAATCAACAACACCATCTGCAACTACCGTACCAACATCTCGaacgtgcgcacgcatcaGGAGTCGagtgtgctgcgcgcctACGTAGGGTCGTTCGGCAACTGGGACAAGCTCAGCCTCATTCAGCGCACGGAGATACTCGACTTTGTGATGCAGAGCGAGCACTGCGAAGCCGTTGACGTTTCTCGAGCAATGTGGCACCGCGCCAACACGGCGGAGCAGTGGCTTGACCGCCGAACTGCCTTTACAGTATCCTTGGCGACCATGTCCATGGTGGGCTACGTGCTCGGCCTCGGCGATCGGCATCTCGGCAACATCCTCATCTCTATGTCCTCTGGCAAGATTGTGCACATTGACTTTGGAGACAGCTTCGATGTCGGTCGGCTACGCCACGTTCTGCCGGAGACGATCCCGTTCCGCCTCACGCGCATGCTGACGAATGCGATGGAGGTCTTCGGCGTGGACGGCGTCTTCCGCGCCTCCGCAACGCGGACGCAGACGACGCTGCACAAGAACCGTGATAGCATCATGGCCCTGCTCTCCGCCTTCGTCCACGACCCGATTGTGCAGTACAAGGGCAAGATGAAGAACATCATGGAGAAGAGCCGGTCGCCGCAGGACATTGCAGAGCGCATTCGTAACAAGCTGCGCGGGATGGAGATGGCGATTGACCACAGCAAGGTGAACATCTTTAACACGACGCAAgacagctgccgccggccAGACCTCCTGTACATGTCGACCGCCTTCGATGATACTGCCGTGCGGACACAGTCGTTGGCGATGACGCCGGAGGAGCAGGTTAGCTTCTTGATTGACGAGGCGACGCGCATCGACAACTACACGACGATGTACTTCGGCTGGGGCCCGCTGTGGTAG